The Sparus aurata chromosome 14, fSpaAur1.1, whole genome shotgun sequence region GCAGATTAGCTGATTATGAAATAACTTCTTAAGCTTCTGCTGGAATTATATTATGTTTCTTATCGACATCTCAGACTATCTGACAGTTGTGGATGAAATCAAGCAGGTAAATTCAGTCTCCAACCAAACGTGAGCGTCAGGTTTCAGCATCCAACACGAACTTTAGATGaacactttgaaataacatcatgaaaaaaggaAGTTAAATTGTGTGTAAGCAGGTGTGTGAATCCTGTGTGTGATTGGTTCTATATTAgaaacagctgtctgtctgtgtctgtgtgtgtgtgtgtgtgtgtgtgtgtgtgtgtgtgtgtgtgtgtgtgtgtgtgtgtgtttaccttggCCACCTTCCTCCAGTTGAGGCAGTCGAAGAAGTAGTAGGTCCCTCTCTCGTAGGCGTTGGTCTTCAGCGTGGGCTCCATCCCCGGGGCCCGGGTGATCCAAACCCGCTCCTCTTTATGGTACCTCCAGTCCCTGTTAAACCtggatacacagacacacacacacacacacagatacacacagacacacacacacacacacacacagatacacacacacacaggttaataACAGCTCATTAGTGACTGAGCAGCACTCAGTGTAACACGAGGAGCTGGTAGTCAGAGCGGACGGGACGATAAAAGATTTTCACCTGGATCAGTTTGTGAagtaacagctgtgtgtgtgtgtgtgtgtgtgtgtgtgtgtgtgtgtgtgtgtgtgtgtgtgtggttctcaCAGTTCTACTGCAGCCAGGAGTTGTAGTAGGTCTCCTCCGTTCATATAGTAGAGATAAAACAGCAGATCTTCACCATACCGAGACAACTTGATAGCTGCTAACTGGAGACACACGAGGGAAACAGAACGacagttaaacatttaaatcatttgAGTTAAGACATCTGCCACATTATCAAAGTGAACTAATCAACTAAGACATCCAGACATGAAACCCAACTGATCTATTATCCAGTTCTTTCCCTCTAACGGGACATAAAGGATCCTTCTGCTGTTTTGTGACGTACGTACCTTGTCCCTTATGTGGATGTTGGTTAAATACTCTGAGGGGACGTGGAAGTCTGCAGGAAGAGGAAGTAAAGAGagctgaaaacactgaaaaacctTCTAAACTCTTCTTCCAACCAACAATTCCCACTTCTCTATGAgcacagcagacagagagcaacaCAATAAAACCACTGGGGTTGTTTTGTGTCCAACAGAAGTCTCAGAGTCTAATATTCCCTCCATAGATATCAAAATAAAGCTACAATAAACCAGGTGTTTGGTGTAACTCACCTATGTCCTGCGGTCGACACGGAGCCGACGCCCACGGAGACGCAAACTTAGGATAGAGATTCCTGAAGGAGACAGAAGAGACGACAAATCACTGAACTGTATCACTGAGCCTGGTGTCTCTGAACGAAAGTCAACGACTTCTGAGCCCTGCATCATGACATCATGATATAAAAGGGCCACCAAATGACGTGGCACGTGCCCTCAgacagtacgtttacatgcacagcttagtcagattacagccatagttcgactgtGCTACTCAATCAGGCAACtgcatgccggtgagaaaatctgattattgtccggagcatgtcataccccggtacactaggtggcgctgtacccatttcaactagtggtaacagagacacctccggctgacctctttatgtcaccagctgcctcggcattccagaaagatggcgtacgaagagcgagacgaagctacatctttgtacacttcgtatatggtgtacatgataattacacaaactaggtgcactctggcgctctttcttgcacTGATTTGAGGAAAGACGTcgccgtccatctacttccggctcacggccccggggaaaaaatctcgcgcctgcgcagaacgcaaaatccgatccgatccgctggaatgtatacatgcaggagtaatgcgactaccaatcgaataatctacgtggtgtaattcgactatgagaaatcagatccggtccgattttagtcagactaaggtgaatacatgcatcttaaagatccgatcatagtcagactaacccagtaattcggttttcttgagtttcatgtaaacgcactgagagTTACCGTAAAGTATCACATGTTGGTATCATCATGGGGGAGAGAATGAAATGAAGTTTGTTGTCGCTCAGTGTGCCATCGTCTCCGCTGTGTTTCTTTCTACTGAGCTGTTTAAAAATCTGCTTGCTGTGTCTATAAAGTTTTCCTCGGGCTCTCTGCGCCGCCGTCATGCTGCGTTATCACCACACGACTCGAATCTGTAGCCCATTCACATCGCCTTGGAGATATTCCTCTGATATCCTGCCTCACTACCTTTCATCTGCCACTGGAGGTAGTAACAGAGGCGAGACGTTGTCGGTGTTGGTCTGATGGTGTCACccaccaaacaacagtaacgtggCGGCAGGTCGTGTCTTCAGCATCTTAtatgtcatcctgtctgtccgaCTGACTGTCTCATCACAGGTGAGCCTTCGTTATGACTCGATTGTGGAAACTGTCTGAAAAgagcttctgtgtgtgtgtgtgtgtgtgtgtgtgtgtgtgtgtgtgtgtcgtactCGGGTGAGTTGAGGTTGAGGCCGAGCGTGGTGAGGTCCGAGCCCAGCGCCAGGTGGACCATGCCGGGGTCCGTCTCTGCCGCCCGGATGAACGTCAGCAAGCCGATCATCCCAAACTGGTCCGTTACCATGCCGACCGGGATGTTGGTCACTCGCCCTGGGAGACGGAGACAACGACAGTAAAATCTGTTCCACAGGTTTGTTATCACTTCTGTGAGGATGGATGGCGACGTGTGCGCCCGTCTCACCGTCAGGAAGCACCTGAATCCCTTTCTTCtgctggttgttgttgctcGGTGCCGAGCTCTTGTCGCCGGGGAACTTTGGACCATCTGAGTTAGAGGCGGGCTTTCCTGATGAGTTCAGATTCTGATTGGACAGAAACGGAGGGAAAAAGAAGTCCTAAGAGACGGGACGAGTCAGGACATCAGAGCACGGCGTGAGCAGGGACATGACACcatgattaaaaacataaatgactgaaaaattggacaaaacagagcaaaacaaaaaacaaataaagaggaggaaacaggacagacaacagaaaacacGAAAAAGCAGCAAGCTAACCGTTTTGCTGTCCTCGTTGGTGCTGGTGGGGTCTTTTGTTTGGTAGTTTGGCCCAGGGAGAGCTGGGAAATCTTCGTTATGGATGGAGAAGTCCTGCGACTGTTCACTGGACGGCTTGGTTACCATGCCAACTGGAAGAATGGAGGATAGAGGAGTTAGCGATGCGCAGCCACGGCAACAACAGAGATAAACTGCACTCACACCAGGATTCATCGGTGCTGTAACTAACAACTTCTTTTCATATCGACTGATCGTCCATTTAGTGTCTgtttcaaataatcaaatatttgGTTCATCAATtatcagaaaatgttaaaaaaaaaaaaaatgctcactGAGAAGTTCaaacttcttgttttgttcGACCGCCAGTCCAAGACCTAAAAATATTTATCAcataacagaaataaaagctgGAAAATCTTCACGTCTGAGAAGCTGGAAAAAGAGAATATGAACGCTTCTGAGGGCGTCAAGGTTCTGATTAGAAATCGAGAAGTGGATCGAAATAATCCGTTAATTTCAACAAACACTTGTAtgcacagagacaaagacgTGAGTGTGAAGGCATCGCCAACAGCCAGAGAGGTTCAGAGATCCGTTATCGATCTGTTTGAGAAGAGGGATCACTCTGGACAGATTAGAGAAGCTGAACTTTGTCACAAACTGAATTTCTACATTTTGCTGTTAATTGTTGAATCACTGAAGGCtggtgtttgtttctgctgaatATGATGTGAACTTGTCTTAAAACTGTTGTTGTAAAATACTCATCTTTTAAAAGAAGAGTTTGAAACTGTGAATGAGTTTGTCAGGACATGAAAGTCCAAGTCTAATAACagaagttgtgtttttaaatcaaatcaaagctAACGGTGAGCGGTGAGGTGGTGTCGTACCGTAGGGAGCCCGACCGGCCAGCGGGTTGAGCAGCGGGGTGGGATTTGAGCCTCCGTCCCTCCGACTCCTGTCTGCTAACGCTGGGAAATCTGACAGGTCCAACCCCGTCACATTCTCACTGCCGTCTGGatggagaacacacacagaacactttattaacaacaacaaaaactctgAACTACAACTAAAACACTGGGAGGTGTTTTCTGCACCTGTGCCGTTGAAGATGTTGTTGGAGAGGGAGTTGTTCATGTTGAAGCCTGGATTCCTGTTCACCCCGAACCctgacatactgacacacaaacacacacacacacacaggattacTCTCAGATACGAGCTTTTACAAACACGGAGATTTAACACGGATGAAGGATTTGTTGGTCACGGATAGAAAATGTTTGTAGATAATCAATATTCAGTTATAGAACAGGACGAGCGCCACTAAACAAGGTAGAAGTCGCCTTCCGTACGAAGCAGATCCTGTTTACAGTCGGTTGAATCAGATATTTGTTGTTGACTTTCAGACTCTTCAGTTATCTGACAGTCTCAGACAGTCGGAGGAAATAATGCAGATCATTCACTGCACTACAGCGGTGACGTTTTAGCTGACGCTGACGAGCTGcttgtttttaaacacacacttcaGTTTCAGCTTCTCGGGTGTGAACGAGCTGCAGAGTGCGGCGGAGCGTTACCTGTTGATGGTGAAAGGCTGCCGTGCTTGCTGCTGTTTGGGCATGCCGATGATGCTGGGTGACGACCGGCTGGGACTCCCCATACTGCTGCTCCTCCCTGCTCCGACACCGCCGgcacctcccctctctcctccgaCTCCCACTCCTCCTACCATCCCAGCCGACTGCCCCGTCGGACCGCCCACCTGCTGACTGTGGTTCATGACGCTCCGGCTGCTCATCGGCAAAATACCCCTgtagagaggaagaggaggcacaaagacagaaacacaaccgTGGGGTtaaaagatgaggaggaggaggaggaggaggaggaggaggaggaggaggagcaggaggagcaggaggaggaggaggagaaggaggaggaggaggaggaggagcaggaggagcaggaggaggaggaggagcaggagaggaggaggaggagcagagaggaggagggtgaggcgaggcaggaggagcaggaggaagagtaCAGcgttcaggaggaggaggaactgtTTTTTTACGGAGCACTCAATATTGTGTTCTTTATAGGATCAGGTTTATATCTTATCGAGCAGCATTCTTTGTAGAGAAGAAGAACGTTTTACATAGGGGGTCCCCACCTCCGGATCAAAGAAGTATTTCTGATTCCGTCGAACATTTTATGGAGGTTTTACACATTAAGAGAAAGTTTACAACTCTGGTGAGTTGATTAAGCCGTCCTGATCATCTATATACGGAAAAATATGCTGTTTCCCTTTTAAAGTATCTATCAGTATCACACAGCGATTATGAACAAGATGAAAAAGGTCTGATGTAGTGAAATGTTTTCACATGCGgtctacattttaaaaaaattaaagcgGCGCCTAATTTTTGTCAACTACTGTTTCAAGATAGAAAACTGACGTTATTTAAAAACAGGAAGACGGTAAAAtacatgtcagtgtgtgtgtgtgtgtgtgtgtgtgtgtgtgtgtgtgtgtgtgtgctgtaccTGCTCGGTGAGGGAGGCGTGTGCATTGTGCCAGTGTTGGCTGTACTGGCGTGACTGGGGAGCTGGTTGCCCGACTGGTTCAACCCACTTCGACTTAACTGCGGTGCCGTGCTGCTGTTCATACCCCGCATGGGAAACCCCAACGCACCTGcagccagagagagagcgagaacaTGAAACCTCGACACAAAGTTCACACCATCTTATCTGATGTTCATCCGACCGACAGGATGAACTTTCTCTTTCACCACTGAAGCGGTTTGGAACCAGAAATGTGAAGCCTGTATTTATTCTAAAGATTTATGCACATTTAAATACTGTCAAAGACTAAAATTAAAGCACAACACAGTTTGATTGTGTATGAATCATTTGTGCAACATGTGGGATGTTTAACACGTCATGTCGACAACAAGTTGAGCTTTAcattgtaaataaacaaactcctGAAACTGAAAGCAGACGCAGGTGAGACGGTGTGTTCTTACTCTGCGGGCCATATAAACTGGCTCCCAGCTGTGACAGCTGACCCGTcgaggaagcagaggaagacGCCAGCATCTGGAGACAGAAGAAACACAGACACGTCCTTTAGTTCACCAccgcatcatcatcatcatcatagtcATCATCAGCCAGAATCTCAGGATGTCATTCTTGTGAATTTTCAGTTCAACACGTCTTTGccgatttatttatttgtcctTTGTTTGCTCgcttttcaaaaataaatcatagAGACTAAAAGAACGTTGAATGGACGTTGTGCAGCAGTTACTCTTTGACTTTTATCTTAAAATCGAACTCATTACTCAATTGATCATTCGACAAATGGCCAGAGCAGCTCCGTTAACGTTCCGGTGTGAGAAGTCATCACAAACATGTGGCCGGCTCACTGTTCGTCTCTCGAAGGCCTTTCAGTAAAAGAagcgctgcagcagctgctgatcTGAGGATGAACTTCAGGATAACTCTAGAGCGACGTGCTGTAACATGTCCGGATCCTGAACTACCCTCCAAGTTTAGTCCCGTTAACATCACACTCTTAATCAACATTAAAATCGATTGTAGACGATTGTTGGTAGACTCTGAATGGATTTTTGCAGCAGCAGTTACAGTGTGAGACTTAAATTAAAACATGTCATAACTACAGACTTAAAAAACTCATAAGAAGACCAGAAGAAGAACTTTGTGAACCACTTACGTCTTTGTCAGCGCGGTGTGGAGGGAACATGGACTGTTGGGTGTAGTAGAGGCTGGAGTCGTCCGCGTAGTCGCTCTCTACCCCTCCCTCCATAAACTTCTTCCGGTTAGCACCAAACATACCGCGTGTCACCTGAGAAACCAGACGCAGGAAACAGTCAGACTGACGGAGTGAAACTGCAGTCAGGTGaacctgctgcttcctgtcacACCTGCACCGCTTCACCAAACTGAGATTAACAACAGCGTCTGGAAATCACGTTAGAATGGAAATGTACTGCAcacatcctctctgcagcaaaaCAGACTCTCACAGAAATATTTGAAGATGAATGTTGAACAAAGGCAGCACAGTTAAATGAAATATACTCAAATTCAATATCTAAATCACAGATTATGATAAAGTCCTGTAGAGCGTCAGAGAAGTCCTGGAGTAAAGATCTTGTTCTCCACATGTAAGAAATTACATTATGGactccaacaaatgtcacatcatcaggattttaattgtatttcttggtaaaaatgataaaaaatgataatCCCACTAATTGTGAATCATGTCATAATTGTAATATGATTTTATTGGTACCACACGAGGCCGTGATTTCTCTGTGAACATGTTCGGACTCAAACAAAACTTTACGACAGCGGACACGACAACTTCAAAGACGATATAATAGATACTCAGCCATTAATCATCTTCCTGAATCTAATTAAACCAACACATTTGATAAagtctcttttttgttttgggtgttTTTGTGTCAGTTGGACAAAACATCTACTGAGGATGTTCACGTGTCTTTGGGAAACTATGAGGAACAATTTTCATTATATTCTGTAGTTTTtagaataaaatattaaatcaaaaatctaaatttgaGCCTGACTGATAAACACCCCTGACATATATCGAGTAGTGTATAGTTATCAGCGTATATGTCGCCCCGTATGCACCGATATGATTCAGATTATAAGGCGGGAAAGAAGCTTTGGGTCATTTATAATTAATACATTCCCAGGAGGGCAACTGTTAAAGTGCTCTGGTgtcatttaagacattttagtTAATTGTTAAACTGAGTGAGGCACATAAAAAACAGCCGAATACTGGATCATTTCTATTATCTGTTAACAGCAGATAATGAATTAAAGCTGATGAATAGAGCCGATAACAAAAAGCCAAACTGCTCTGGTAGAGTTAACAAGTGCAGCATCCACACAGCGTGTTTACAGGAGCAactcttcactgactgattttaatCTCTTTGTGTTCATGAGAGAATAAACTGaatcaacaaactgaccttaaagaacaacacagtttatactgcttcactgtgtttacatgtggcggaccctgccacctctcgaGCTTCAGAACAccttattctcctctgagagcagtttgtttgttcactcaTGGAAAAAACACGTATTTCTGAgttcatattgtaaatattaaaattctgggttttaatttcttctacaaaactacatagtgtccctttaaaagttgtttttccaGCAGCCAATGAACGAAGAGAAGACGTAGAACTGCTGCACCTGAGTAGAGCCACGCAACGTAGACAAGAGCCACGATTCTACTTTCTGCACATGGTGCACAAAAGCtcacaacacaataaatctTATTAGAGCTATAAATATCAAATCATCCATCTTTAACTTTCTTACCCTCAGGTTCACATAAACTACAGGTTAAGgacttatttaaaaaatatctgTATGTGAAATTATCCGTTATCTAATCGGTGTCGTCTGAGATAAACATATCACTAACACGTAACACAGAATAATCGCAGCACGCCGTCACAGCCCTGATgtcaaactgctgcacctgAACAGAACCTCGCTGTGTGGACCCGACCGCCTCAGGACACCTGAACCTGCCTCACCCTCACCTGTGAATATTAGAAACTTatctttaaatacaaaaatgtgcaATTTAGCTCTTCACTTAACAGATTTAGTTTGAGCTGAAAACAATCCATATCTTGCATCCAGTTTATCTTCTTTTGGGGCAGTGGAGAGCACAGAGATCAtttctgatgtttgttttgtttgagccTGGAATATTTTGTAGCtgtatgattttatttctctttttgatTTATGTATTTTCAGTCCAGTCGACGCTTCAAATTTGGGAGCAATTTGTTGGCGTGAAACCCAAACTGATCGGTAACTGCTGGATGCGTCAACGTTGTTCCTGTTCAGTGTTGTTTTAACATCAAATCCAAAGATGCACTTCATGGTTTACACAACAGATCAGCACTGACTTAATATTTAACAAACAAGCCGAATATCAGAGTTTGATTCATAATCAAACCTGATTTCTTTTGAGTTTAGAGAAGTTAAATTTAGTCTCACTTTCATTCTGATCATTATTTACCCCTGATCTTCCtctttgtcagtgttttggttCATTTTTACAAACACCAGTGCGATTTGCATTTTGTGCAACAATGTAATTCGCAAGTGCAACAAAGGAAGGAGCTTATTTTTGCAATTATTTGTAAAATAACCTGCTTCTGTTACATGCATTGGTCACAAGTTTGAATgatcattacaaaaacatgtGTTTATATTATCTAATATCTCAATATCAGAACTTTTTACTTGCTTAAATCTTCATCTGTCCCAAAGATCAAGTCAAAGAAGGTACCAGACTGATCAATAATGAAAGTTATCGTTAAAACAAGTCCTAATTAATATGTCAGGGGTGACCCAAGACTTTATTTGTGTGCACATCTTCACAAAGAATCGTTGAAAAGTTGAGATTGTTCAATTCAAATCTGTGACATGTGAAGACACAACTGGTCACATTGTGCATTATAAGCAACATATCTCAGCATCATGAAGGACCGATCGACTTAAATCAGGTTTAAACCCTGAAATAAACCTGCCTGCATGAGGTGGTGTGATCACAAAGCTCCACAGCAGAGTTTTAACTGTGATCTCTCCGGATTACTTTTGTTTACTATGATGTGTTAGCCAGTGAACAACGGCTAATTGAGCTCTTGCACACCTAAAACAGTGTACAGCTGTATAATTCTGTATTATTACTTGCATTTAGTGCGATTTCTGGTCAGAAAGCCACTCAGACCTGGTTGTACCGAACAAGTTGCTTGCAAACTTGACTTTTCATGTTTAAAGGCATCGTTAACCGTGCAGCAGTGTCGCAAAgggctagctaatgttagccgtGTGAGCTAATGCTAGCTCCGATAATCTTACTAACTAACCGTAATTAAACAATTAACGCTACCTGCCGGTGTCCTGACAGCACAAACGCTCCGGTTTATCCTGGTTAGGGTTCAACGTGTGAGGGGATTAAAATAATAACTAATAGCTGGCATTACTTTGTTAGCTGTAAAATGTGCCAGGAGCTAATGCTAGCAGGCTAGCGCACTCAGCGAGCAGCTTGTTCCATAGGAATGCATGGGGATGTTAGCGTGAGAGCTAACGCTCACTGCCAAGCGAGCTATTCAGCTAACAGCATCGTCTGCACGCCACGATGGGGACAGTTGTAAGCAGTTAATACACGATCTGGCGAGGCGAAAACGCCGGTTTAACTACAGGTATGCAGGCAGGGCCCCGGGCAGGTGAACCGGGGGCCAGGTGTGTTTTTGTTCGGGTTTGGGCCTGCTGCGCCTCCGTCGGTTAGttccccaaaacaacaacaaaaagca contains the following coding sequences:
- the LOC115595773 gene encoding CCR4-NOT transcription complex subunit 2 isoform X2, with translation MFGANRKKFMEGGVESDYADDSSLYYTQQSMFPPHRADKDMLASSSASSTGQLSQLGASLYGPQSALGFPMRGMNSSTAPQLSRSGLNQSGNQLPSHASTANTGTMHTPPSPSRGILPMSSRSVMNHSQQVGGPTGQSAGMVGGVGVGGERGGAGGVGAGRSSSMGSPSRSSPSIIGMPKQQQARQPFTINSMSGFGVNRNPGFNMNNSLSNNIFNGTDGSENVTGLDLSDFPALADRSRRDGGSNPTPLLNPLAGRAPYGLGLAVEQNKKFELLIGMVTKPSSEQSQDFSIHNEDFPALPGPNYQTKDPTSTNEDSKTNLNSSGKPASNSDGPKFPGDKSSAPSNNNQQKKGIQVLPDGRVTNIPVGMVTDQFGMIGLLTFIRAAETDPGMVHLALGSDLTTLGLNLNSPENLYPKFASPWASAPCRPQDIDFHVPSEYLTNIHIRDKLAAIKLSRYGEDLLFYLYYMNGGDLLQLLAAVELFNRDWRYHKEERVWITRAPGMEPTLKTNAYERGTYYFFDCLNWRKVAKEFHLEYDKLEERPHVPSTFNYNPAQQAF
- the LOC115595773 gene encoding CCR4-NOT transcription complex subunit 2 isoform X1, whose translation is MFGANRKKFMEGGVESDYADDSSLYYTQQSMFPPHRADKDMLASSSASSTGQLSQLGASLYGPQSALGFPMRGMNSSTAPQLSRSGLNQSGNQLPSHASTANTGTMHTPPSPSRGILPMSSRSVMNHSQQVGGPTGQSAGMVGGVGVGGERGGAGGVGAGRSSSMGSPSRSSPSIIGMPKQQQARQPFTINSMSGFGVNRNPGFNMNNSLSNNIFNGTDGSENVTGLDLSDFPALADRSRRDGGSNPTPLLNPLAGRAPYGLGLAVEQNKKFELLIGMVTKPSSEQSQDFSIHNEDFPALPGPNYQTKDPTSTNEDSKTDFFFPPFLSNQNLNSSGKPASNSDGPKFPGDKSSAPSNNNQQKKGIQVLPDGRVTNIPVGMVTDQFGMIGLLTFIRAAETDPGMVHLALGSDLTTLGLNLNSPENLYPKFASPWASAPCRPQDIDFHVPSEYLTNIHIRDKLAAIKLSRYGEDLLFYLYYMNGGDLLQLLAAVELFNRDWRYHKEERVWITRAPGMEPTLKTNAYERGTYYFFDCLNWRKVAKEFHLEYDKLEERPHVPSTFNYNPAQQAF
- the LOC115595773 gene encoding CCR4-NOT transcription complex subunit 2 isoform X3, which encodes MFGANRKKFMEGGVESDYADDSSLYYTQQSMFPPHRADKDMLASSSASSTGQLSQLGASLYGPQSALGFPMRGMNSSTAPQLSRSGLNQSGNQLPSHASTANTGTMHTPPSPSRGILPMSSRSVMNHSQQVGGPTGQSAGMVGGVGVGGERGGAGGVGAGRSSSMGSPSRSSPSIIGMPKQQQARQPFTINSMSGFGVNRNPGFNMNNSLSNNIFNGTDGSENVTGLDLSDFPALADRSRRDGGSNPTPLLNPLAGRAPYVGMVTKPSSEQSQDFSIHNEDFPALPGPNYQTKDPTSTNEDSKTDFFFPPFLSNQNLNSSGKPASNSDGPKFPGDKSSAPSNNNQQKKGIQVLPDGRVTNIPVGMVTDQFGMIGLLTFIRAAETDPGMVHLALGSDLTTLGLNLNSPENLYPKFASPWASAPCRPQDIDFHVPSEYLTNIHIRDKLAAIKLSRYGEDLLFYLYYMNGGDLLQLLAAVELFNRDWRYHKEERVWITRAPGMEPTLKTNAYERGTYYFFDCLNWRKVAKEFHLEYDKLEERPHVPSTFNYNPAQQAF
- the LOC115595773 gene encoding CCR4-NOT transcription complex subunit 2 isoform X4 — translated: MFGANRKKFMEGGVESDYADDSSLYYTQQSMFPPHRADKDMLASSSASSTGQLSQLGASLYGPQSALGFPMRGMNSSTAPQLSRSGLNQSGNQLPSHASTANTGTMHTPPSPSRGILPMSSRSVMNHSQQVGGPTGQSAGMVGGVGVGGERGGAGGVGAGRSSSMGSPSRSSPSIIGMPKQQQARQPFTINSMSGFGVNRNPGFNMNNSLSNNIFNGTDGSENVTGLDLSDFPALADRSRRDGGSNPTPLLNPLAGRAPYVGMVTKPSSEQSQDFSIHNEDFPALPGPNYQTKDPTSTNEDSKTNLNSSGKPASNSDGPKFPGDKSSAPSNNNQQKKGIQVLPDGRVTNIPVGMVTDQFGMIGLLTFIRAAETDPGMVHLALGSDLTTLGLNLNSPENLYPKFASPWASAPCRPQDIDFHVPSEYLTNIHIRDKLAAIKLSRYGEDLLFYLYYMNGGDLLQLLAAVELFNRDWRYHKEERVWITRAPGMEPTLKTNAYERGTYYFFDCLNWRKVAKEFHLEYDKLEERPHVPSTFNYNPAQQAF